A region of the Apium graveolens cultivar Ventura chromosome 6, ASM990537v1, whole genome shotgun sequence genome:
CCGGTACCACCATCAGCTAATCCACCAACCAACAACTCTAATACACCCTCGACCTCGGAATCCAAAGATAATGGTGGAATTGGTATTGGAGGGACTCTAGCCATTGTTTTAATATTAGGTCTCATATTCCTTGGTCTATCTGGAACAGTTATTTGGTGTGTCAGAAAGCGAAAGAAGAAATCTACTGCAGTGAATGGCGGTCATGTTCTACCGACCTCACATAGCACTTCTCTGAAATCAGGTAGTGCTTTAGAGTAATCATATTTCATTCAGCATTGCTACATTTCGTGTAGAGTATATTTAAGTGTGCATTTGCATCTAGACAATCTGATTGgcttaattaaaaaaaaattgattggttatgaaattataattgtataaatatattattCACTGCCTAGTGCCTTCATTACAAACTTGTGGCTTTAAGATTAGATATTAGTGTAGGTTATGAAAGTAAAGGTAAGTTTAATTTTGTGAGGTGTAGATTCAGGCTTACTAAAAGTACAGGCATCAGTAGCACATGGTGAGAGTGGCAGTGGCAGTGGATTTGCATCTTTACCAAGAGAGCCAGGTGGATTGGGTAATTCAAGATCATGGTTTACCTACGAAGAACTTTCAAATGCTACAAATGGATTTTCGGAGCAGAATCTACTGGGTGAAGGTGGATTTGGCTGTGTGTACAAAGGCTACCTACCGGATGGAAGAGAGATAGCTGTAAAGCAACTAAAGATTGGAGGTGGGCAGGGAGAACGAGAGTTTAAAGCAGAAGTTGAGACAATTAGCCGTGTACACCACCGCCATTTGGTTTCCTTAGTCGGTTACTGCATTTCGGAAAATCAAAGGATGCTCGTGTACGACTATGTCCCCAACAACAACTTGTACTTCCATCTTCAtggtagattttatttaagtaaAAGGTTTGAGAATAATTTTATTGGCTCCTTTGTGTAACTTGGTTATACTCCTCTTTTGTAGGGGAAGGCATGCCAGTAATGGAGTGGGAAACACGTGTTAAGGTTGCTATTGGTGCGGCTCGTGGAATTGCTTATCTCCATGAAGATTGTAATATCctttttccttttctgtttctgcATTTTAAAGAGTATATCAATAAACATTTTACCATCTGCATACTCAGTAGCATGTATATTTTCTGGTCTGTCTGATGCATATATTCTCTCTCTTTCTTTAAATAGCGTTATTAGTGATAAGTTATCAGTATCATACTGGCATATTGCTGTATTGTTTGGGAACACTGTCATTAATCTTGTGACAGAATTCACAAATTTTTTTTAAGTATAATGGCAAAACAATGAAGTAGAGGTGTCCATTATGCTGACTATAGTGTCACTATTAGAGACAGTAGAAGGATTCTATATTTCCAGTATAGTGTCATGATATCATAGGATTATTTTTCCAGAGCTGCTTTAtctgaaaaaatttcttttatgtGATTAAAGCATATGATAGTCGTGCTATCGTCTTGATAGGCAACAAATTATGTACTTATTACTGTGTCAACAGTCAAAAAACCAGAATGACATAAGCTGAACTGCCATTTCAATTTTTATTACAGGCCATCCTCGCATAATTCATCGAGATATCAAGTCATCAAATATTCTTTTAGATAACAACTTTGAAGCACGGGTATGCCAATTCTTCTAGACTTCTCTTAGCTAATCTTTTTCACATGCTTCAAATTTTTTGAATGCTTCTCTTCCCCGTCTGCAGGTTTCTGATTTTGGGCTGGCAAAACTAGCTTTGGACGCGAATACACATATAACAACACGTGTTATGGGAACCTTCGGGTAAGTCATTCTATCTGACTATTGCAGAATATGATTGTTAAGATCGAAACAGTCAGTAACTGTTATAGTGATGCAACCAATTTTAAATGGTTGAAGAGATTTGAGATTAATTTCTTTTTCAGATACATGGCTCCTGAATATGCAGCTAGCGGCAAATTGACTGAAAAATCCGACGTTTATTCTTACGGCGTTGTGCTTCTGGAACTTATTACTGGACGCAAACCTGTGGATTCATCTCAACCATTGGGAGACGAAAGTTTAGTTGAATGGGTAAGTTAAGTGCCAGCCAATTTATCTTTCttttagtattttattttataaagtttTGTTTGCATATGCTAGCCGATTCAGTGGCTTTAAATCTTATGCATTTTCTTTGTACTGTATTAATCAGTGTCTTTAACCAAGTAATATATGTTTCTAGTTTTTTCATAGGGCTTGTTCATTGTTAGTACAAGTGGGTCAAATCATAATGGTgttgtatttttttttaaaattttagatacAAGGATGCTTTCACATTTGTACTGGATGTAATTTTCTGTTTCCACCCGTCTTTACGTACATAATAAAAAGTTATGAAGGTCTTATACTTATTGAACATTTTTACTATAACCTTGTCAGCTTATTGCTTTATTTACCACtcatatttaaaattttaagGCTGCATGTGGGTAAAACTTTAGTCTGCTTGCTTATTAATAGAGAAGTTCAAAAACCCTGAGCATAGGCATGACTCATGAGGCTGCAATTTTAAGAtttttatttaaaacaattttttgaCAAATTATATAGCCTTTAATGTAAAGATTATGTAGATTTAATATTGTTAATATCAAAAGAAGGTTTGGTACTCATCTATAAAGGATCAAGTTCTACAAAGTCATTATCCTCATATCTCTCTACTCTCCTTACCCAGAACTATGATATTTCATTTAGGCTCGACCTTTGCTTGGTCATGCACTCGAGACAGAGGATTTTACAGCCTTGGCAGATCCAGGGCTTGGAAGTAACAATGTCGACATTGAAATGTTTAGACTGATTGAAGCTGCTGCAGCTTGTGTGCGACATTCAGCTGTAAAGAGACCACAGATGGGGCAGGTATTATTTTTCTGATCACTTTTTTCCTTTTATAATTGACGTACTAAATATTTACTGGATGTCTAATCTTAGTTTGTGATTTTTAGGTTGTGAGAGCATTTGATAGCATGGTCACTGCAGACTTAACTAATGGGATGAGAGTTGGTGAAAGTGAGGTATTTAACTCTGCAGAACAATCTGCAGAAATCAGATTATTTCGGAGAATGGCATTTGGTAGTCAAAATTATAGTACAGATTATTTTAGTCAAGATAGTAAAAGTAGTTAATTTCCCTGACATCCATTTCTTGTATAGCtcaattttttacatatatctaaagAGTTTACGAAAAAGTAGCAGATTTGCTGCTCAGCTGAAGCCTGTGAGAGGTAGAAGTTGCCTCAGTTTTGGACTGCATAAGATAAAAAGAGACTAAAGCTTGGAATTACAATTTTGTAAGTAGGTTCCGTCGCAAATGTATGATACTTTTTTTTGTGATCTAATGTAATGTTATGTCCAGCAAGAAATTCACATCAAAATATCAGTTACCTAGTGAAAAACTGAGTATGATTTCCCTAAATTAGAGGGTAAATTTGGCAAACACTATGGCTTGGTGTGTCTTAAGAGCAAGAAAACAAGAAGACATGCTTTCTTTAGGAGAAAGGCATTACTGCTTAAATATTTAACAAAGATGCACCACAAAATCTTTAAAGGAgtcaacccccccccccctcctAAATTAATTTTCTGGGTACCTCCACTGCACATCATCACTATGATGGCTAAACTTAAATCTGGCTAGCAACTTGTCATCAGCAGAGAGAAATCGTCAACGTTGACAAGGACAAAGATGGGAGCATCACCCAACTTGAGCTGGCGTTCTTCTCCGTCCCTCGGCTCAATCTAAGAATACCCAAATTAATGCTTTAATTAGACAAAATGGATAAGAAGGCAATGGTTTCGCTGAGTTTAGGAAATTGGTTGAGGCCATAATACCCAATACGGTGAAGGAGGTTTTGATGAGCCTAGATCAACTTGTAGAGAGTTATCATTCATCTGGTCAATGGAAATGGTTATATTACTGCAGCTGAGCTTGCTGGGTCATTGGCCAAAAGGGGACATGCATTGTCAATTTGGTCAGTTGTCATTACACCGGACATTTGAAGTTATAATTATAGCAAGTAATCTACCAGTTACATAAAACTGATTTACTTCATCAACTACGAAGACTGCAAAAGAATTTGGTAAACCTCAAAGGATCCAAAACTAGAAAACTAGATACCAGTTATCGTATTTATAAACCCTTTCTGGTATAATAAGAAAACTATGATGCCTCTGTAACTACACTTGTCTGATCTATAAGCCTCTGCAGTCCGCACCAACACATAACATACTATAACTATGTTTCTGTAAGGACAAAAGAACAATAAAAATGTCTCGCACTCACGCCATTCAATAATTTTGAATTTCTAATCACACCTAGGTCGAGGGACGTCATCTTGCACGGTTGCACCTACACTTGCAGAGTAGCTTATTTTTGCACTAAATGATCAGATAGGTGAAAAGACACTCCAGCAACAAGCAGGAAAACTTGGAAAGCAGGTGATTACTGCATTGATGGCTGTCAATGTGCTGGGTTTTACTGAATCCCCTAATAAAAGTCGGATATTATGAAGAATAACTGTGTGGCGTAA
Encoded here:
- the LOC141666435 gene encoding proline-rich receptor-like protein kinase PERK9, whose product is MATSPSPNSLSPPSYADPPVITTSAPQPQPFSPAPNFNSTSQPNATTATTPLATDTPPSQAPTGSNNSTFSPPPANALPPSSSPPPLIPIPLSPPVPTPPTSAPPPIPPASPPTPTPPVTPPTPVPPKSPPTPQSSPPPSPPSVPPPKTPASPSPPKPPASPSPPSVPPPKPPASPSPPSVPPPKPPASPSPPSVPSPTPPESPPTPPASPPAPPASPPKPLPSPPTPPASPPKPLPSPPTPASPPKPLPSPPTPPTIPPKPPASSPPIPPSDPPKNPAAPPLNSPPNLSPPPPGKRLSPPPPSIVPPSIPSPPSPPRVPVPPSANPPTNNSNTPSTSESKDNGGIGIGGTLAIVLILGLIFLGLSGTVIWCVRKRKKKSTAVNGGHVLPTSHSTSLKSDSGLLKVQASVAHGESGSGSGFASLPREPGGLGNSRSWFTYEELSNATNGFSEQNLLGEGGFGCVYKGYLPDGREIAVKQLKIGGGQGEREFKAEVETISRVHHRHLVSLVGYCISENQRMLVYDYVPNNNLYFHLHGEGMPVMEWETRVKVAIGAARGIAYLHEDCHPRIIHRDIKSSNILLDNNFEARVSDFGLAKLALDANTHITTRVMGTFGYMAPEYAASGKLTEKSDVYSYGVVLLELITGRKPVDSSQPLGDESLVEWARPLLGHALETEDFTALADPGLGSNNVDIEMFRLIEAAAACVRHSAVKRPQMGQVVRAFDSMVTADLTNGMRVGESEVFNSAEQSAEIRLFRRMAFGSQNYSTDYFSQDSKSS